GTACTGGGTCGGGTCCGCCACCCGGGTGAGATAGATGGTGGCGTGCGATCCGCGCTCGGCGTGGAAGCGCAGCATCGCGGAGAGATCCACGTCGGCGAGGATGTCGCCGTTGAGCACGACCACGCGGCCTTCGACCAGATCGACTGCGTTGCGCACGCCGCCCGCGGTACCGAGCGGATCGACCTCCACCGCGTAGCGCAGGCTCACTCCGAACGCGCGGCCGTCGCCCATGGTCGCGCGCACCTCGTCGACCAGATAGGAGCACGAGAGCACCACGTCGGTGATCCCGTGACGGCGCAGCAGCGCGAGCTGGTAGGCGAGGAACGGGACGTTGAGGAGCGGGACGATCGGCTTGGGGACCGCGAGGGTCAGTGGCCGCAGTCGCGTGCCCTGACCCCCCGCCAGGATGATCGCGGTTATTGGCCCGCCCAGGGCTCGGCCTCGCTGATCAGCATCACCGGGATGCCGTCCCGGATCGGATAGGCCTTGCGGCACGCCGGACAGATGATTCGAGTCTCCTCGAAGATCAGCTCCCCCTTGCAGGCGGGGCACGCCAGGATGGCCCGCAGCTCCTCGTCGATCACGGCCGGGTCTCCTTCTGGAAGTAGCTGAAGGTGCGGCGGAGGCCCTCGGAGAGGGACACCGTCGGCTTCCAGCCGAGCACGCGCTCGGCCAGGGCCGGGCTCAGGCAGCTGCGCCGTTGCTCGCCCGGCCGCGCCGGCGCGTGCTCGGCCGCGACCTGGGAGCCCGCCGCGGCCACCAGCGCGCGGTAGAGCTCGTTGACGGTGGTTTCCACCCCGGTGCAGACGTTGACGGGCCCGGTGACGTCGGGCCGCTCGAGCGCGCGCACGTTGGCGGCGGCCACGTCCTCCACGTAGGTGTAATCGCGGGTCTGCTCGCCGTCGCCGTTGATCATCGGGACCTGGCCGGTGAGCAGGCGGTGGCAGAAGATGGCGATCACGCCGGCCTCGCCCTGCGGGTTCTGCCGCGGCCCGTAGATGTTCGCGTAGCGCAGCGAGATCCCGCTGATGCCGTAGATGCCGCTCCACGCGTTGACGTAGTGCTCCATCGCGACCTTGGTGATGCCGTAGGGTGAGATCGGCAGGGTCGGATGCGTCTCCGGGGTGGGGATCACGTCGGTGTCGCCGTAGCCGGCCCCGCCGCTCGACGAATAGATGATGCGGCGCACCCCGAAGCGCCGGCAGCACTCCAGCAGCCCGAGGCCGCCGCCCACGTTGACGCTCGCGTCGAAGAGCGGATCGGTCACCGAGCGGCCCACCGAGGCCTGCGCGGCCAGATGGGACACGACCTCCGGCCGCTCGGCCTCGAAGACCTCGGCGAGGCGGGCGCTGCGCAGGTCGATCGCGTGCAGGCGGGCGCGCGGGTTGACGTTGCGCGCGTCGCCGGTGGTGAGGTTGTCCACCACCGCCACCTCGTGGCCGGCGGCGAGGAAGGCGTCCACCACGTGGGAGCCGATGAAGCCGGCGCCGCCCGTGACCAGGATCTTCACGACTGGGCCACCAGCTTCTTGCACCAGTCGATCGTGCGCGTCAGGCCGTCCTCCACGTCGACCTTCGGCTCCCACCCCAGTACGCTCCGGGCCTTGCCGATGTCGGGCTGCCGCACCTTGGGATCGTCGGTGGGCAGCGGGCGGAACACGATCTCGCTCCTGGACCCGCTCAGCCGCACGATCTGCTCGGCCAGCTGGAGCAACGTCATCTCCCGCGGGTTGCCGATGTTGACCGGCTCGTTCACCGGCGCCTGCATGAGGGCCCAGATGCCCTCGACCAGGTCGGTGATGTAGGTGAACGAGCGCGTCTGCGAGCCGTCGCCGAACACGGTGAGCGGCTCGTTGCGCAGGGCCTGGCGCACGAAGGTCGGGATCGCGCGGCCGTCGGTCAGCCGCATGCGGGGGCCGTAGGTGTTGAAGATGCGCACGATGCGGGCGTCGAGGCCGTGCACGCGGTGGTAGGCCATCGTCATGGCCTCGGCGAAGCGCTTGGCCTCGTCGTACACGCCGCGAGGGCCCACCGGGTTGACGTTGCCCCAGTACTCCTCCGGTTGCGGGTGGACGAGCGGGTCGCCGTAGACCTCGGAGGTGGAGGCGAGGAGGAACTTGGCGCCCCGCGCCTTCGCCACGCCCAGAGCCTTGTGCGTGCCCAGCGCGCCCACCTTGAGGGTCTGGATGGGCAGCTCCAGGTAGTCGATGGGCGAGGCCGGGCTCGCGAAGTGGAGCACGTAATCGATGGGGTCATCGACCACGATGAAATTGGTGACGTCGTGCTTGACGAAGAGAAAACGCGGGTCGCGGATGTGGGCGATATTGTCGGGGTTGCCGGTGAGCAGGTTGTCCATGCACACCACCG
This genomic window from Candidatus Methylomirabilota bacterium contains:
- a CDS encoding Trm112 family protein, yielding MIDEELRAILACPACKGELIFEETRIICPACRKAYPIRDGIPVMLISEAEPWAGQ
- a CDS encoding NAD-dependent epimerase/dehydratase family protein — protein: MKILVTGGAGFIGSHVVDAFLAAGHEVAVVDNLTTGDARNVNPRARLHAIDLRSARLAEVFEAERPEVVSHLAAQASVGRSVTDPLFDASVNVGGGLGLLECCRRFGVRRIIYSSSGGAGYGDTDVIPTPETHPTLPISPYGITKVAMEHYVNAWSGIYGISGISLRYANIYGPRQNPQGEAGVIAIFCHRLLTGQVPMINGDGEQTRDYTYVEDVAAANVRALERPDVTGPVNVCTGVETTVNELYRALVAAAGSQVAAEHAPARPGEQRRSCLSPALAERVLGWKPTVSLSEGLRRTFSYFQKETRP
- a CDS encoding UDP-glucuronic acid decarboxylase family protein; translated protein: VVCMDNLLTGNPDNIAHIRDPRFLFVKHDVTNFIVVDDPIDYVLHFASPASPIDYLELPIQTLKVGALGTHKALGVAKARGAKFLLASTSEVYGDPLVHPQPEEYWGNVNPVGPRGVYDEAKRFAEAMTMAYHRVHGLDARIVRIFNTYGPRMRLTDGRAIPTFVRQALRNEPLTVFGDGSQTRSFTYITDLVEGIWALMQAPVNEPVNIGNPREMTLLQLAEQIVRLSGSRSEIVFRPLPTDDPKVRQPDIGKARSVLGWEPKVDVEDGLTRTIDWCKKLVAQS